The window GGGACGGCCTGCCGGACCTGGCAGTGCTGGACGGGCCTGTGCCGGGTCTGTATGAGCATGACGAGGCGGAAGGCTGGAACAGCTTCCGACCGTTCACCTCCCGCCTCAACCGCAGCAGCCGTGATCCCAATCTGAAGTTTGTGGACTTAGATGGTGACGGTCATGCCGACATCCTGATTACGGAAGATGATGCTCTGGTCTGGCATCAGTCCCTGGCTGAGGAGGGCTTCGGCCCGGCCCGCCGGGTTGCCCAGGCCCTTGATGAAGAAAAAGGCCCGCGTTTGGTCTTTGCCGACGGAAGCGAGTCGGTCTATCTGGCCGACCTCAGCGGCGACGGCCTCACCGATTTGGTCCGCATCCGCAACGGCGAGGTCTGTTACTGGCCCAACCTGGGGCATTGCCGTTTCGGGGCCAAGGTGACGATGGACAACTCACCGTGGTTTGACCGTCCAGACCAGTTTGACCAGCAGCGCATCCGCCTAGCGGACATTGATGGCAGCGGCACCACGGACATCATCTATCTCCATGCCGAGGGTGTGCGCTTATATTTTAACCAGTCCGGCAACTCGTGGAGCAATCAGCAACAGCTGGCCGTTTTCCCGCCCACAGATAATCTGTCTGCGGTTAATGTCACCGATCTGTTGGGCAACGGCACGGCCTGCCTGGTCTGGTCATCGCCGCTGCCCGGAGCATCCGGTCGCCAGATGCGCTATGTTAATTTGATGGGCGGGCAAAAGCCGCATCTGATGATCAGGACGATCAACAACATGGGCGCAGAAACCTGCGTTGAGTACGCGCCTTCGACCAAGTTTTATTTGCAGGACAAGTTGAATGGCAGCCCGTGGATCAGCAAGCTGCCTTTTCCCGTGCATGTGGTGGAGCGGGTGGAGACCTGGGATCAGATCAGCGGCAATTGCTTTGCCAGCCGTCATGCCTATCACCACGGTTATTTTGACGGCTTGGAGCGGGAATTCCGGGGCTTCGGCATGGTGGAGCAATGGGATAGCGAGGAGTTCGGGGTTCTCCCAGGGGACGGGTCGGAGGATGAAATCACGGAGGCTCTGCCAGAAGAAGGCCAGCCGCAGGCCAGCAATTTTGACCCTGCCTTTGAGATGCCGCCAGTCCATACCAAGACCTGGTTCCATACCGGAACTTGGCTGGATGGCGAGCGCATCTCCCGGCAGTTTGAAAAGGAGTATTACCGTCCGCCTGCACAGTCTGCGGAAGAAGCGCAGGCGTGGCTGCTGCCGGACACTGTTTTGCCGCCGGGTCTCAGTTCGGAAGAGCTGCGGGAAGCCTGCCGTTCCTTGAAAGGCTCCATGCTCCGGCAGGAAATTTACGCCTTGGATGACAGCGGCAAGGAGGAACATCCCTACACGATCACGGAGCAGAACTTCACCGTCAAGCTCCTGCAAAACAGGGGCGATAACCCGCACGCCGTCTTTTTCACCCATCTCTGTGAAGCGATCAGCTTCCATTACGAGCGCGATCCGACTGATCCGCGCATTCAGCACGCGCTGACGCTGGAGGTGGATAAGTTCGGCAACATGTTGAAGGAGGCGGCAGTGGGGTATGGGCGCAGGCCGGACAAGATTCCGTTCACAGGCGAGGATAGGGAACAACAGGAACAGCGGCTTATCACCTACACCGAAAACCGGGTCACCAATGCCGTTGCGGAAAGCGATACCTATCGAACCCCGCTTCCTTGCGAGACGGTCACCTTTGAGCTGACAGGATATCAACCCACCGGCCCGGCTGGTCGCTATCAGGCTGCTGATTTCGTGGAACCTGTCGAAAACGATTCTGCGAATCCTCATCGTCTGCGCCATATCTTCAGCAATGAAGTCGCGTATCAGGAGGAGGCTAACGGTACCCGCTGTCGCCGTCCCATTGAACAGGTGCGTACCCTGTACCGGCCTGATGATTGCGGAAAGGAAAAGAATGACCCTCTGGATCTATTGCCCTTACGACAGCTTGAATCCTTGGCCCTGCCCGGCGAAAGCTACAAACTCGCCTCCAGCTCCGAGCTGCTTGCCGAGGTGTTTCAACGGGACGGGCAGCAGCTTCTCACTGATCCTGCCGCTGTACTGACCGGGAAAGGCGCAGATCAGGGCGGCTATGTGGATCTGGACAACGATGGCCGCTGGTGGATTCCCGCTGGTCGGATATTTTTTTCACCAGAAAAAATGGCTCCGGCGGATGAACTGGCCGAGGCCCGCTGCTCATTTTTCACGCCCCGCCGTCACTGTGATCCATTCGGCCACTGCACAACCGTGGATTTTGACCATTGCCTGCTGCCCAGCAGGACAACGGACGCGCTCAGCAACGTGGTTAAAGTAGAGAACGACTTCCGGGTGCTTCAGCCCAAAGCAATGATCGATCCCAACGGCAACCGCACCGCTCTGGCCTTTGATTCCCTAGGCATGGTGACCGCCACGGCAATCATGGGCAAGGAGACCAGCCCCGGAGTATGGGAAGGCGACAGCCTGGAAGATCCCACCGCCCGGATGGAATACGAGCTTTTTGTTTGGAAGGAGCATCAGAAGCCCAACTTCGTCCGTACCTTCAGTCGTGAGCAGCACGGCCCGGATAATCTGCGCTGGCAGGAGTCCTTTCTCTACTCAGACGGATTCGGGCGGGAATTACAGACCAAGGTCCAGGCCGAGCCGGGCGAGGCACCCAAGCGGAAGCCGCAGAATCCGGCAACTCCATACACCCCCGGTGTACTTGAGTGGAATGAAGCAGACGATGAGCCAATCCGGGAACATACTGATTCCCGCTGGGTAGGCACCGGGCGTATTGTCTACAATAATAAGGGCAAACCGATCAAGCAGTATGAACCCTTTTTCAGCTCCACCCATCTCTATGAGGACGAGCCGGAGATGACCGACACCGGGGTCACGCCGGTGCTGTTCTACGATCCGCTGGGCCGGGTCATCGCCACTCTGCATCCGAATCATACTTACGAAAAGGTGGTTTTCGATCCGTGGCGGCAGGTCACCTACGATGTCAACGATACCTGCGCACCCCGTAACGAACAGACCGGTGATCCGCGTACTGATGCCGACATCAGCGGTTATGTGGCCGAGTATTTTAATACCTTGCCGAATGATCCTGCCGAGCCTTGGCGGACGTGGTATGAGCAGCGGATCAACCGGACTGTGGGAACACCGGAACAGGTTGCGGCTCAAAAGGCAGCAGCTCATACCGACACGCCGACCACGGCCCATTTTGACAGCTTGGGCAGAACTTTCCTCACCATCGCCCGTAACCGGGTTATCTGCCCGAATCACGCGCTTGACGGCAGGGAGGAAGAGCTGGCGACCAGAGTTGAGCTGGACATCGAGGGCAATCAGCGGGCTGTCAGCGATGCCAAGGGCCGCGTGGTGATGCGCTACGACTACGACATGCTGGGCACGGTCATCCAGCAGGCCAGTATGGAGGCGGGCGAACGCTGGCTCTTGAACGATATCAGCGGTAATCCCATCCGCACCTGGGATAGCCGGGGCTTTAGCCATCAGATGAAATACGATGCCCTGCGGCGGCCCGTAGAACATTATGTGAAGGGTAATGACCAGCCTGAGCGGCTGGTGGAAAAGACCATCTACGGCGATACGCCCGGTGCTTTGGCGCATCCAGAGCAGACCAATCATCGGGGCCAAGCCTATAAGGTCTTTGATAATGCCGGTGTAGTCACCAGTGAGGCCTATGACTTCAAGGGCAACCTGATCCACAGCAGCCGTCAGCTCCGGCAGGATTACAAGGGAACGGCGAATTGGCTGGAGGAAACCCGCCTGGAAGAGGAGATCTTCAGCAGCCGCAGCTGGTACGACGCTCTGAATCGACCTGTGCAGCTCATCGCGCCGCACAGCGACCGGGCAGACACTAGGTTCGACATCATCCGGCCCGGTTATAACGAGGCCAACCTGTTGGAGCGGGTGGATGTCTGGTCGCAACGCACGGAAGAACCGGACAGGCTGCTTGACCCGGAAAAGGATACTGACAGGCTTCATAGAGCGGTCAGAAATATTGACTACGATGCCAAGGGCCAGCGGGAGCTGATCGAATACGGCAACGGGGCAATCACCCGCTATGAATATGACGAGGAAACCTATCGCCTGATTCAGCTGCTCACCACCCGACCCCCAGGCGGCAACGGTCTTGCCGCTAATATGTTCAGCAACCCGGACACGATCCAGGATCTGCACTACAGCTATGACCCGGCAGGAAATATCACCAGGATTGAGGACAGGGCCTTACAAACCATCCATCATAGCGGCGAGATTGTTCAGCCAGCTACCCGCTACACCTATGATGCCCTGTACCGCCTGATTGAGGCCGAGGGTCGGGAGCATATCGGCCAATGCGCCATTCCGGCGGCAAATGGCAACAGCCGTGATTATCCTTTTGCCGGGTACAATGCCCAGGCCAGCGATCCCCAGGCATTGCGCAACTATACGGAACGCTATGTCTATGACGAAGTGGGGAATTTTGAGAATTTTATTCACAAGGCCATTGGCGGCAACTGGCAGCGGGATTATGAATATCAGCAGGCCAGCCTGCTGGCCGGGGAAAGCGGGGTCAGTAATCGCCTGAGCAGGACGATCCTTCATCCCAACGGGGATGCACCGGAGACAGCCTCGTACAGCTATGATGCTCACGGCAATATGGACATGCCCCATCTGGAGTTGATGGAATGGGATCATAATGACCAGCTGGCGGCCTCGGTGCGGCAGGTGGTGAATAACGGCGGTACGCCGGAGACCACCTTCTATGTCTATGATGCCAGCGGTCAGCGGGTGCGTAAGGTGACGGAGAGTTATGCCGGAGAGGAGGGGACGCCGCATAAGAAGAAAGAGCGCATATATCTGGGCGGCTTTGAGGTGTATCGGGAGTACAACACAGGCGGCGACTGCACCACGGAGCGACAGAGCCTGCATGTGATGGATGATAAGCAGCGCATTGCCTTGGTGGAGACCAAGACCGTTGGTCAGGCAGAGAATAGTGATCCTCTGAATACTCCGCTGGTGCGCTATCAGTTGGGTAATCATCTGGGGTCGGCGAGCCTGGAGCTGGATGGGAAGGGGGCCTTGATTTCATACGAGGAATACCATCCCTACGGCACCACGGCCTTTCAGCTCCATTCTTCAGAGGTGAGCCGGAAGCGGTATCGGTATACCGGGATGGAGCGGGATGAGGAGACCGGGTTGAATTATCATTCGGCTCGGTATTATGCGTTGTGGTTGGGGCGGTGGTGTAGTTGTGATCCAGCAGAGATGGATGAAGGTGTTAATCTTTATGAATATGCTAATGCTTCTCCGATTAACTTTATTGATCTGTCAGGAATGAGTGGAAAACTTTGGGAGAAGCTAACAAGAAGTCGTGTAGCATATGTCCTTTCTAGGGCACTTAAAGAATTTTCTGATGCAGAGGCTATTGATTTTCTTCCAGATGAAGAGGTTTCAATGATAACTAAAAAAGCAAATGAAGAAGAAAGGGTGAAGCGTCAAGGAGAGGAGAAAAGTAAACGCAAAGGAGGTATTGCATCTGGTGATCCACCAAAAAATGAGAATCCTCGGAGGAATCAGCCGCGATTAGGAAAGGAGGGCAAGGCTAAGGGACCAACAAAATACGCGGGTGGACCAAAACAGCAACTTGAACGTTTATTAGAAGTGATTACAGGAGATGAGGGAGGAACACGCTATGCGACTAGGTCAGAACAAGCTAAAATTTTATCAGGAATAGGGGGGGTGGGTAAGGGGTCAACATCTAAGAGTGGATATAAGGCTGATACTCCTGGCGTCAGTAGTTCTACAAGAACCGGTGGCAGCTCAAGTGCTATAGGTAAGATGCAAGTCTCTGGAGGAGGTCGACTCACAAGATTTACAAAATTTTTTGGAAAAACGTTGGGAGTAATTGGCATTGCGCTGGATATCCCTCAGCACTATCGCGAAGTACGAGAATTATTCACAGGAGAAATCGAAATTGAAGGTCGGGACCCGAACAATTACGAAGCCGGAAATATATTTTGGCATCACAGGTCGATTATTTTACCCGTGCCGATAGAGAACGACCTGAAAATAAGAGTAGAGGAGCAAGAAGGGCGAAAGTTTTTTCGCATCATAGAAGAGCGATCAATTTTTCCTTCTTTCCCTGGGGCTATTTCTGGAATACCTCCAGAGGCATAAGCCCGGTAGGGTGCGTCCCACGCACCATTTTCGGGATGTTGGCAATACAACGGGGTTACGTTTCATGTCTCATTTTCGATGGTTGGACGAAAACATTAATGGGATGAAACCGGCCTTTATTTGACGCGAAAACCGCACCCGATCTTGATGCAGGGGCCGCATCCTACGGGGAAATGCCATGCCGAATTACCGACGGGCCGATGTTCAAGGCAGTACCTGTTTCTTCACCGTGGTGACCTTTCAACGACAAA is drawn from Candidatus Electrothrix aestuarii and contains these coding sequences:
- a CDS encoding SpvB/TcaC N-terminal domain-containing protein encodes the protein MPESKTPEGRSQEGESRQQQNPMSAPAIGLPKGGGAIKGMGEKFAANPVTGTGSMSVPLALSPGRGGFGPQLSLSYDSGAGNGPFGFGWSLSLPTITRKTDKGLPQYNDAAESDVFILSGAEDLVPVPMPQPEEPREPDVFDEQSNGYLVDAFRPRIEGLFARIERWTKVVIGPTAENSEEPDEPGDVHWRSISKDNILTIYGPDSKSRICDPADPGRVFSWLIAETRDDRGNAVIYEYKAEDSADVDLNQAHERNRDNDSRGTNRYLKRILYGNPKPLLDEKGKRPLFLTAHQREQDDWMFEAVFDYGEDDNGTWSCRPDPFSSYRAGFENRTYRLCQRVLMFHHIPDSLDGRKGYDGLVRSTDFTYRYETEAGKDSSANPIYTFLHSVTQSGYQPGSTGYSKESLPPLEFQYSKPLVQDKVEEVDPASLENLPVGVDGATYQWTDLHGEGIPGILTEQAGAWFYKRNFSPVSSLVEFAPLEQVAVKPNLSLAAGAQSMDLAGDGLPDLAVLDGPVPGLYEHDEAEGWNSFRPFTSRLNRSSRDPNLKFVDLDGDGHADILITEDDALVWHQSLAEEGFGPARRVAQALDEEKGPRLVFADGSESVYLADLSGDGLTDLVRIRNGEVCYWPNLGHCRFGAKVTMDNSPWFDRPDQFDQQRIRLADIDGSGTTDIIYLHAEGVRLYFNQSGNSWSNQQQLAVFPPTDNLSAVNVTDLLGNGTACLVWSSPLPGASGRQMRYVNLMGGQKPHLMIRTINNMGAETCVEYAPSTKFYLQDKLNGSPWISKLPFPVHVVERVETWDQISGNCFASRHAYHHGYFDGLEREFRGFGMVEQWDSEEFGVLPGDGSEDEITEALPEEGQPQASNFDPAFEMPPVHTKTWFHTGTWLDGERISRQFEKEYYRPPAQSAEEAQAWLLPDTVLPPGLSSEELREACRSLKGSMLRQEIYALDDSGKEEHPYTITEQNFTVKLLQNRGDNPHAVFFTHLCEAISFHYERDPTDPRIQHALTLEVDKFGNMLKEAAVGYGRRPDKIPFTGEDREQQEQRLITYTENRVTNAVAESDTYRTPLPCETVTFELTGYQPTGPAGRYQAADFVEPVENDSANPHRLRHIFSNEVAYQEEANGTRCRRPIEQVRTLYRPDDCGKEKNDPLDLLPLRQLESLALPGESYKLASSSELLAEVFQRDGQQLLTDPAAVLTGKGADQGGYVDLDNDGRWWIPAGRIFFSPEKMAPADELAEARCSFFTPRRHCDPFGHCTTVDFDHCLLPSRTTDALSNVVKVENDFRVLQPKAMIDPNGNRTALAFDSLGMVTATAIMGKETSPGVWEGDSLEDPTARMEYELFVWKEHQKPNFVRTFSREQHGPDNLRWQESFLYSDGFGRELQTKVQAEPGEAPKRKPQNPATPYTPGVLEWNEADDEPIREHTDSRWVGTGRIVYNNKGKPIKQYEPFFSSTHLYEDEPEMTDTGVTPVLFYDPLGRVIATLHPNHTYEKVVFDPWRQVTYDVNDTCAPRNEQTGDPRTDADISGYVAEYFNTLPNDPAEPWRTWYEQRINRTVGTPEQVAAQKAAAHTDTPTTAHFDSLGRTFLTIARNRVICPNHALDGREEELATRVELDIEGNQRAVSDAKGRVVMRYDYDMLGTVIQQASMEAGERWLLNDISGNPIRTWDSRGFSHQMKYDALRRPVEHYVKGNDQPERLVEKTIYGDTPGALAHPEQTNHRGQAYKVFDNAGVVTSEAYDFKGNLIHSSRQLRQDYKGTANWLEETRLEEEIFSSRSWYDALNRPVQLIAPHSDRADTRFDIIRPGYNEANLLERVDVWSQRTEEPDRLLDPEKDTDRLHRAVRNIDYDAKGQRELIEYGNGAITRYEYDEETYRLIQLLTTRPPGGNGLAANMFSNPDTIQDLHYSYDPAGNITRIEDRALQTIHHSGEIVQPATRYTYDALYRLIEAEGREHIGQCAIPAANGNSRDYPFAGYNAQASDPQALRNYTERYVYDEVGNFENFIHKAIGGNWQRDYEYQQASLLAGESGVSNRLSRTILHPNGDAPETASYSYDAHGNMDMPHLELMEWDHNDQLAASVRQVVNNGGTPETTFYVYDASGQRVRKVTESYAGEEGTPHKKKERIYLGGFEVYREYNTGGDCTTERQSLHVMDDKQRIALVETKTVGQAENSDPLNTPLVRYQLGNHLGSASLELDGKGALISYEEYHPYGTTAFQLHSSEVSRKRYRYTGMERDEETGLNYHSARYYALWLGRWCSCDPAEMDEGVNLYEYANASPINFIDLSGMSGKLWEKLTRSRVAYVLSRALKEFSDAEAIDFLPDEEVSMITKKANEEERVKRQGEEKSKRKGGIASGDPPKNENPRRNQPRLGKEGKAKGPTKYAGGPKQQLERLLEVITGDEGGTRYATRSEQAKILSGIGGVGKGSTSKSGYKADTPGVSSSTRTGGSSSAIGKMQVSGGGRLTRFTKFFGKTLGVIGIALDIPQHYREVRELFTGEIEIEGRDPNNYEAGNIFWHHRSIILPVPIENDLKIRVEEQEGRKFFRIIEERSIFPSFPGAISGIPPEA